One Dermatophagoides farinae isolate YC_2012a chromosome 1, ASM2471394v1, whole genome shotgun sequence genomic region harbors:
- the kat80 gene encoding katanin p80 isoform X4, translating to MSPYFTGRNHKLYEFVAHGSAVTCLALGQKSGRVMVTGGDDAKINLWAIGKPNCIMSLNGHRTSIECAKFNQNEDIVGAGSASGAIKLWDLEAAKLIQTLTGHKTNVRCLDFHPYGHFLASGSFDTSIKLWDYRKKTCIITYKIHSKDVHCLKLSPDGRWLASGGNEGSVMLYDIVAGKMLAELKGHSSSVTDVVFHPNEFLLASSSSDGTIKFWDLESFLQVSTTTYQSDIGAIRKIAFHPEGKALIASGKDVMKVFGWEPTHLYDVAHTYWGRLNDMAIMDEQIVAGTFSTTNVSVYMVDLNAIQPFNYNANKSQLCSRDNVLRQSTRRSFNFEHTSKTCKQLESLESSRTDDMDTMNGSDGIDSLAEIYNTCDYKEIFQSRREYQNLHSLQLDQTSLSTSSTGFTVGQKPSLKSNLMHMARGTTSISTPLHSVRHLSESLNNLNLNHRNNNILPSTPLSPIIANKSNDHSTSAIKDSNVANNNHILPHSTSLTGLNQLKNANGDGHHVTTLPNISNISHNKMIHTPSSSSSSMTMASNPIYSSLYTNASNNNTTLSPMSHHSLISPSVYGNSTTSSMTTSTTITTTTNKLSSSTKLNEKSNGNNNNTSIIATTLTPNKITSMVRPIINDSNRPSITGSYPIHQQKPSISMNVDDHVMTCVKSSSSIVQISPSLKNSNIDVTTNDSTMIIPEISDHPAGLDFNDFLPKHIQQYGCDQQPFISEVETINTIMKGHKAAKAGLDYRRKQVQIVLAMWATKDSKTALEYAINLDEKSIIIDILNVMIWKPSVWNLDIALILLPCIQELLQSKYESYMSVGCSALALILKTFSPTIKNNISAPPGIGVDISREERYNKCMKCYNYLLSARAFVLKRQTLQGKIGRSFRELSILMQNLE from the exons AGCTTAAATGGCCATCGAACATCGATCGAATGCGccaaatttaatcaaaatgaagatATTGTTGGAGCTGGTTCAGCATCTGGTGCCATTAAACTTTGGGATCTTGAAGCAGccaaat TGATACAAACATTAACTGGTCACAAGACTAATGTACGTTGTCTTGATTTTCATCCTTATGGTCATTTTCTTGCTTCTGGATCATTCGATACTAGTATTAAATTATGGGACTACCGGAAAAAGACTTGTATTATTACATATAAG ataCATTCAAAAGATGTACACTGTCTGAAACTTAGCCCGGATGGCCGATGGCTTGCATCCGGCGGCAATGAAGGGTCTGTGATGTTATATGATATTGTTGCCGGAAAAATGCTTGCCGAATTAAAAGGTCATTCATCATCCGTAACCGATGTGGTATTCCATCCGAACGAATTTCTATTGGCCAGTTCAAGTTCAGATGGTACGATAAAATTTTGGGATTTAGAAAGTTTTCTTCAAGTATCGACGACTACCTATCAATCTGATATTGGAGCCATTAGAAAGATTGCTTTCCATCCTGAAGGCAAAGCATTGATTGCAAGTGGTAAAGATGTAATGAAAGTATTCGGATGGGAGCCAACACATCTTTATGATGTAGCACATACTTATTGGGGTCGATTAAATGACATGGCCATTATGGATGAACAAATTGTTGCCGGAACATTTTCAACGACAAACGTTTCCGTGTATATGGTCGATTTGAATGCCATACAGCCATTTAATTATAATGCAAACAAATCTCAACTTTGTTCACGTGACAACGTTCTACGGCAAAGTACACGAAGAAGTTTCAATTTCGAACATACAAGCAAAACTTGCAAACAACTAGA GTCCTTGGAATCAAGTAGAACGGATGATATGGATACAATGAATGGATCGGATGGCATTGATTCATTGGCAGAAATTTACAATACCTGTGATTATAAAGAAATATTTCAATCGCGGAGAGAAT aTCAAAACTTACATAGCCTTCAACTCGACCAGACAAGTCTTTCCACATCTTCGACTGGTTTTACGGTCGGCCAAAAACCATCGCTCAAATCCAATCTAATGCATATGGCCAGAGGAACAACATCAATATCGACACCATTGCATTCAGTTCGCCATCTATCCGAATCGCttaacaatttgaatttaaatcatcgaaataataatatcctACCTAGTACTCCATTGTCTCCGATTATCGCAAACAAAAGTAATGATCATTCAACTTCGGCCATAAAAGATTCGAATGtagccaataataatcacatttTACCGCATTCTACATCGTTAACGGGtctcaatcaattgaaaaatgctAACGGTGATGGCCATCATGTAACAACACTTCCCAATATTTCGAATATAAgtcataataaaatgatacacacaccatcatcaagttCGTCATCAATGACAATGGCATCCAATCCAATATATTCATCCCTGTATACAAACgcatctaataataataccaCCTTGTCCCCAATGAGTCATCATTCACTAATTTCACCCTCTGTTTATGgcaattcaacaacatcatcaatgacaacATCCACAACCATAACAACTACGACCaataaattgtcatcatcaacgaaattgaatgaaaaatcaaatggcaataataacaatacaTCCATTATAGCCACAACATTGACTCCAAATAAAATCACATCCATGGTTCGTCCAATCATAAACGATTCAAATCGACCTTCCATCACTGGCAGCTATCcgattcatcaacaaaaacctTCCATCTCCATGAATGTGGATGACCATGTAATGACCTGCGTCAAATCATCTTCGTCTATTGTTCAGATATCCCCATCATTAAAGAATAGCAATATAGACGTGACAACAAATGATTCTACTATGATCATACCGGAGATAAGTGATCATCCAGCCGGTCTGGATTTTAACGATTTTCTACCGAAACACATACAACAGTATGGCTGTGATCAACAGCCTTTTATTTCAGAAGTCGAAACTATTAATACGATAATGAAAGGACATAAAGCAGCAAAAGCTGGTTTAGATTACCGAAGAAAACAGGTACAGATTGTATTGGCAATGTGGGCGACAAAAGATTCAAAAACAGCATTGGAATATGCCATcaatttggatgaaaaatcaattattatcgatatatTGAATGTTATGATTTGGAAACC ATCTGTCTGGAATTTGGATATTGCTTTGATTTTATTGCCATGCATACAGGAATTACTTCAAAGTAAATATGAAAG TTACATGTCAGTCGGATGCAGTGCATTGGCtttgatattgaaaacattttcaccTACAATCAAGAATAACATATCGGCTCCACCAGGTATCGGTGTGGATATCTCTCGCGAAGAAAG ATATAACAAATGTATGAAATGTTACAATTATCTTCTATCAGCACGAGCATTCGTATTGAAACGACAAACATTACAGGGAAAAATTGGCCGATCATTTCGTGAGCTATCGATTTTGATGCAAAAtcttgaataa
- the kat80 gene encoding katanin p80 isoform X3, translated as MSPYFTGRNHKLYEFVAHGSAVTCLALGQKSGRVMVTGGDDAKINLWAIGKPNCIMSLNGHRTSIECAKFNQNEDIVGAGSASGAIKLWDLEAAKLIQTLTGHKTNVRCLDFHPYGHFLASGSFDTSIKLWDYRKKTCIITYKIHSKDVHCLKLSPDGRWLASGGNEGSVMLYDIVAGKMLAELKGHSSSVTDVVFHPNEFLLASSSSDGTIKFWDLESFLQVSTTTYQSDIGAIRKIAFHPEGKALIASGKDVMKVFGWEPTHLYDVAHTYWGRLNDMAIMDEQIVAGTFSTTNVSVYMVDLNAIQPFNYNANKSQLCSRDNVLRQSTRRSFNFEHTSKTCKQLESLESSRTDDMDTMNGSDGIDSLAEIYNTCDYKEIFQSRRELMRTPPPLDNNISNDQNLHSLQLDQTSLSTSSTGFTVGQKPSLKSNLMHMARGTTSISTPLHSVRHLSESLNNLNLNHRNNNILPSTPLSPIIANKSNDHSTSAIKDSNVANNNHILPHSTSLTGLNQLKNANGDGHHVTTLPNISNISHNKMIHTPSSSSSSMTMASNPIYSSLYTNASNNNTTLSPMSHHSLISPSVYGNSTTSSMTTSTTITTTTNKLSSSTKLNEKSNGNNNNTSIIATTLTPNKITSMVRPIINDSNRPSITGSYPIHQQKPSISMNVDDHVMTCVKSSSSIVQISPSLKNSNIDVTTNDSTMIIPEISDHPAGLDFNDFLPKHIQQYGCDQQPFISEVETINTIMKGHKAAKAGLDYRRKQVQIVLAMWATKDSKTALEYAINLDEKSIIIDILNVMIWKPSVWNLDIALILLPCIQELLQSKYESYMSVGCSALALILKTFSPTIKNNISAPPGIGVDISREERYNKCMKCYNYLLSARAFVLKRQTLQGKIGRSFRELSILMQNLE; from the exons AGCTTAAATGGCCATCGAACATCGATCGAATGCGccaaatttaatcaaaatgaagatATTGTTGGAGCTGGTTCAGCATCTGGTGCCATTAAACTTTGGGATCTTGAAGCAGccaaat TGATACAAACATTAACTGGTCACAAGACTAATGTACGTTGTCTTGATTTTCATCCTTATGGTCATTTTCTTGCTTCTGGATCATTCGATACTAGTATTAAATTATGGGACTACCGGAAAAAGACTTGTATTATTACATATAAG ataCATTCAAAAGATGTACACTGTCTGAAACTTAGCCCGGATGGCCGATGGCTTGCATCCGGCGGCAATGAAGGGTCTGTGATGTTATATGATATTGTTGCCGGAAAAATGCTTGCCGAATTAAAAGGTCATTCATCATCCGTAACCGATGTGGTATTCCATCCGAACGAATTTCTATTGGCCAGTTCAAGTTCAGATGGTACGATAAAATTTTGGGATTTAGAAAGTTTTCTTCAAGTATCGACGACTACCTATCAATCTGATATTGGAGCCATTAGAAAGATTGCTTTCCATCCTGAAGGCAAAGCATTGATTGCAAGTGGTAAAGATGTAATGAAAGTATTCGGATGGGAGCCAACACATCTTTATGATGTAGCACATACTTATTGGGGTCGATTAAATGACATGGCCATTATGGATGAACAAATTGTTGCCGGAACATTTTCAACGACAAACGTTTCCGTGTATATGGTCGATTTGAATGCCATACAGCCATTTAATTATAATGCAAACAAATCTCAACTTTGTTCACGTGACAACGTTCTACGGCAAAGTACACGAAGAAGTTTCAATTTCGAACATACAAGCAAAACTTGCAAACAACTAGA GTCCTTGGAATCAAGTAGAACGGATGATATGGATACAATGAATGGATCGGATGGCATTGATTCATTGGCAGAAATTTACAATACCTGTGATTATAAAGAAATATTTCAATCGCGGAGAGAAT TAATGCGCACACCTCCACCATTAGATAATAATATATCCAATg aTCAAAACTTACATAGCCTTCAACTCGACCAGACAAGTCTTTCCACATCTTCGACTGGTTTTACGGTCGGCCAAAAACCATCGCTCAAATCCAATCTAATGCATATGGCCAGAGGAACAACATCAATATCGACACCATTGCATTCAGTTCGCCATCTATCCGAATCGCttaacaatttgaatttaaatcatcgaaataataatatcctACCTAGTACTCCATTGTCTCCGATTATCGCAAACAAAAGTAATGATCATTCAACTTCGGCCATAAAAGATTCGAATGtagccaataataatcacatttTACCGCATTCTACATCGTTAACGGGtctcaatcaattgaaaaatgctAACGGTGATGGCCATCATGTAACAACACTTCCCAATATTTCGAATATAAgtcataataaaatgatacacacaccatcatcaagttCGTCATCAATGACAATGGCATCCAATCCAATATATTCATCCCTGTATACAAACgcatctaataataataccaCCTTGTCCCCAATGAGTCATCATTCACTAATTTCACCCTCTGTTTATGgcaattcaacaacatcatcaatgacaacATCCACAACCATAACAACTACGACCaataaattgtcatcatcaacgaaattgaatgaaaaatcaaatggcaataataacaatacaTCCATTATAGCCACAACATTGACTCCAAATAAAATCACATCCATGGTTCGTCCAATCATAAACGATTCAAATCGACCTTCCATCACTGGCAGCTATCcgattcatcaacaaaaacctTCCATCTCCATGAATGTGGATGACCATGTAATGACCTGCGTCAAATCATCTTCGTCTATTGTTCAGATATCCCCATCATTAAAGAATAGCAATATAGACGTGACAACAAATGATTCTACTATGATCATACCGGAGATAAGTGATCATCCAGCCGGTCTGGATTTTAACGATTTTCTACCGAAACACATACAACAGTATGGCTGTGATCAACAGCCTTTTATTTCAGAAGTCGAAACTATTAATACGATAATGAAAGGACATAAAGCAGCAAAAGCTGGTTTAGATTACCGAAGAAAACAGGTACAGATTGTATTGGCAATGTGGGCGACAAAAGATTCAAAAACAGCATTGGAATATGCCATcaatttggatgaaaaatcaattattatcgatatatTGAATGTTATGATTTGGAAACC ATCTGTCTGGAATTTGGATATTGCTTTGATTTTATTGCCATGCATACAGGAATTACTTCAAAGTAAATATGAAAG TTACATGTCAGTCGGATGCAGTGCATTGGCtttgatattgaaaacattttcaccTACAATCAAGAATAACATATCGGCTCCACCAGGTATCGGTGTGGATATCTCTCGCGAAGAAAG ATATAACAAATGTATGAAATGTTACAATTATCTTCTATCAGCACGAGCATTCGTATTGAAACGACAAACATTACAGGGAAAAATTGGCCGATCATTTCGTGAGCTATCGATTTTGATGCAAAAtcttgaataa